AAGGCGTCTGAAGCCAAGCTGGCCGCAGCCGACGCGGATATTGCGAGCCAGATCGGCGCTGCCGAGGCCCGCATCAAGGCTGCGTCCAACGCAGCCATGGCAGAGATTGAAACCGTCGCCGCTGACGCAGCGCGCGACATGGTGGCTCGCATTTCCGGCGTGGACGCGTCGGACGAAGCGGCCCGCAACGCAGTAAAGGCGGCACTGGCCCATGGCTGAGGCAGCAGAACAGCACAGCGAGGCGGAAGTCCCGCACATGAATCAGGCGATCCATAGCGAAGGCATGGAGCCGGTTGGCACCGTCGCCCACGAGGGCGTTGCCCCGCACAGCGACCCGAAGGCAGTCGGCATGGATGCCACTGCCTGGGTCAGCCTGGCGATGGCGGTGTTCATCGGAATCCTGCTTTTCAAGAAGGTGCCTGGCCTGATTGGCGGTGCGCTGGATGGACGGATCGCGCAGATCAAGACGCAGTTGGAGGAAGCCTCCAAGCTGCGGGCCGAAGCCGAAGCGCTGAAGGCGGAATATGAAGCGAAGCTGGCGGCTGCCGCCGGCGAAGCGGAAGCGATGCGCAAGTCGGCGGAGCATGAAGCCGAAACCTTGCTTGACGATGCCAAGGCCAATGCGGTGGCGCTCGTCGCCCGCCGTCAGAAAATGGCCGAGGATAAGATCGGCGCCGCCGAACGGGCCGCTGTCGCGGATATCCGCAACAAGGCGGTGACGGCTGCGACCAATGCTGCGGCGACCTTGATCGCACAGGGCCATGATCCCAAGGCTGACAAGCTACTCGTCGACGATGCGATCAAGGGTCTCGGCCCGAGCGCCTGAGGCGATCTGGATATGTCGATCTGGATATAATGACAAAAAAAGGCCGGTGCGGGTTTCGCGCTGGCCTTTTTTGTTATGCGGGTCGTGTGAAGCGAGGAGGGGAGTTGCGGACAGCTTCTCCTTGATGAGTGAAGCGCAGTGGGGTGAGATGGCTGACCTCACGCATTGCTTCTCCGCCGATGTCCGTTCCTTGGGTCAATGCCCATTGCGATCACGGCAGACGCCGCTATCTCTTCCGCATGTCCGGTCCTCAATCCCCTGATCGCTTTCACGAAAACAAGGCCACTTTCACGGTCACGGGCAGTCAGCCCGATATTGATGCGGGGGTGGAGGCGATCCGTACGACGCTGAAGACGCTACCGACCCGGCCAGGCGTCTATCGTATGCAGGATGCGCGGGGCGATGTGCTCTATGTCGGCAAGGCGCGGGCGCTGCGCAACCGGGTGACGAACTATACCCAGGTCGACCGTCTGCCCAGGCGGCTCCAACGCATGGTGGCGCAGACGCGCTCCATGACCATCGTCACCACCAACAGCGAGGCCGAGGCGCTGCTGCTGGAAGCGCAGCTCATCAAGCGGTTCCGCCCGCCCTATAATGTGCTGCTGCGCGACGATAAGAGTTTCCCCTTCATCCTGCTGCGGGAGGATCATGCCTTTCCGCGCGTACAGAAGCATCGCGGTGCGCGCAAATATAAGGGCCGCTATTACGGCCCCTTTGCCAGTGCCGGATCGGTGACGCGGACCATCAATGCATTGCAGAAGCTGTTCCTGCTGCGAAGCTGCACCGACAGTTTCTTCGCCAACCGATCGCGGCCCTGCCTGCTTTATCAGATCCGCCGCTGCTCCGCGCCCTGTGTCGGGCGGATCGATGAGGGGAGCTATGGCGAACTGGTTCAGGATGCACAGGATTTCCTGGGCGGCAAGTCGACCGCCGTGCAGAAGAAGCTGGGCGAGGCGATGGAGGCGGCGTCCAACGCGCTCGATTTCGAGCAGGCGGCGGTGCTGCGCGACCGGCTGAAGGCGCTGACTTTCATTCAAGGCAGCCAGGCGATCAATGCCGAAGGGCTGGGCGACGCCGATATCTTCGCGTTGGCGACCAAGGGCGGCGCGATGTGCATACAGGCCTTCTTCATTCGGGGCGGGCAGAATTGGGGCCATCGCAGCTTCTTCCCCGTCCACACGGCCGAAGTCGCGGAGGATGAGGTTCTCGCCAGCTTCATGGCGCAATTCTACGAGGAAGTGCCGCCGCCCAAGCTGGTCCTGTCCGACCGTCCGCCTGCAGAATGCGAATTGATGGCGCAGGCGCTGAGTGAGCGCATCGGGTCGAAGGTGCGGATCGAGGTGCCGCAGCGCGGCGATCGCACGCGCCTCATCAAACAGGCCCAGCGCAATGCCGTTGAGGCGCTCGACCGCCGCCTTGCCGAGACCACGACGCAGGCGAAGGTGCTGGAGGAGATGGTCGAGACTTTCGGGCTGGACGGCGTGCCGGACCGGATCGAGATCTACGACAACAGCCATATGCAGGGCGCGCATGCGCTGGGCGCGATGGTGGTCGCGGGGCCGGAGGGCTTCCGCAAGAACGCCTATCGCAAGTTCAACATGAAGAATCCCGAAATCTCGAACGACGATTTCGCGATGATGCGCGAGATGTTCGATCGGCGCTTCGGCCGCGCGGCGCGGGAGGACCCGGATCGTGACGGCGGCGAATGGCCCGATCTGGTGCTGATCGACGGCGGCAAGGGGCAGCTGTCGGCGGCGCGCGCGATGCTGGAGGATATGGGCATTGAGGATGTCTGCATGATCGGCATCGCCAAGGGGCCGCATCATGGCCGGGAGGGGCGGGAAGTGTTCCACATGCCCGACGGGCGGGAAATCACCTTCCCGCTCAACCATCCGGTGCTGTTCTACCTGCAACGCTTGCGTGACGAGGCGCATCGCTACGCCATAGGCGCGCACCGCCAGAAGCGGAGCAAAGCGATCACCGTCAGCTCGCTGGATGAGGTTCCCGGTATCGGTCCCGCCCGCAAAAAGGCGTTGCTGATGCATTTCGGTACAGCCAAGGCGGTCAAGAGTGCCGCGCTGGAAGATCTGTTGAAAGCGCCCGGCGTTTCCAAGGCGGTCGCGCAGCAGATTTACGATTATTTCCATGGATAGCCGCTCGGCTGGCCTCATCTCTATTTGACGTGGCGGCAATTTCCTTCCCATAAGAAACCTGCCGGAGAGCATGGGGGAACGTGGTCGCGCAATGCATGGGCGAATCGAACGGACGACCAGCCTGAGCCGGTGGGATACATTGACCCAATCGGCGCTTCGGCCATGGCGGACGCTGGACTTCACCAGACTGCTGCTGGCGGTGATTTATTGCTCCGTCAGCTTCATCTTCGCCAGCCCGCGATCCTGGGCGGAATCGGCGGAGCATGGCGTCGCGATCCTGATGCTGCTGCTGGCGTTGACGGCGGTCATGCTGTCGGCGCGGTCCTGGATCACCGACATGCGGATTCGCAAATGGGTGATATTCCTCGATACATTGCTTTACATCGCCCTGCTGCTGGTGACGAACCCGTCCAATAGCCCCTATTTTCCGGGCAGTTTCTTCGTGGCGGTGGAAGTGGCGCTGGTGGTCCGCCGGCAATGGCATGTACTGGTCGGCCTGTTGGCAGGGGTGGGCGCGATATTCGCAACCTGGTTCGATGAGATCGTCACCCTGCCGACGGAACCG
This region of Sphingobium sp. EM0848 genomic DNA includes:
- a CDS encoding F0F1 ATP synthase subunit B, producing MAEAAEQHSEAEVPHMNQAIHSEGMEPVGTVAHEGVAPHSDPKAVGMDATAWVSLAMAVFIGILLFKKVPGLIGGALDGRIAQIKTQLEEASKLRAEAEALKAEYEAKLAAAAGEAEAMRKSAEHEAETLLDDAKANAVALVARRQKMAEDKIGAAERAAVADIRNKAVTAATNAAATLIAQGHDPKADKLLVDDAIKGLGPSA
- the uvrC gene encoding excinuclease ABC subunit UvrC, coding for MSGPQSPDRFHENKATFTVTGSQPDIDAGVEAIRTTLKTLPTRPGVYRMQDARGDVLYVGKARALRNRVTNYTQVDRLPRRLQRMVAQTRSMTIVTTNSEAEALLLEAQLIKRFRPPYNVLLRDDKSFPFILLREDHAFPRVQKHRGARKYKGRYYGPFASAGSVTRTINALQKLFLLRSCTDSFFANRSRPCLLYQIRRCSAPCVGRIDEGSYGELVQDAQDFLGGKSTAVQKKLGEAMEAASNALDFEQAAVLRDRLKALTFIQGSQAINAEGLGDADIFALATKGGAMCIQAFFIRGGQNWGHRSFFPVHTAEVAEDEVLASFMAQFYEEVPPPKLVLSDRPPAECELMAQALSERIGSKVRIEVPQRGDRTRLIKQAQRNAVEALDRRLAETTTQAKVLEEMVETFGLDGVPDRIEIYDNSHMQGAHALGAMVVAGPEGFRKNAYRKFNMKNPEISNDDFAMMREMFDRRFGRAAREDPDRDGGEWPDLVLIDGGKGQLSAARAMLEDMGIEDVCMIGIAKGPHHGREGREVFHMPDGREITFPLNHPVLFYLQRLRDEAHRYAIGAHRQKRSKAITVSSLDEVPGIGPARKKALLMHFGTAKAVKSAALEDLLKAPGVSKAVAQQIYDYFHG